The DNA segment TCGGTTCCGGCAAGCGCGTCGGTGACGCCGAGATCACGCCACTGCTTCTTGCTCGTGCCGTTGTCGTTCAGCCGATAGGGCGAGAACGACTCCGGTTCGTCGGTGCCCTCGAACGTAAGGAGGACGTTCGGACGCTCCTCAGCTGGCGGGAGCTGACTCTGCAGGTCCGCGATGTAGTCGTCGTGTAGCTGTTTGAACGCCTCGTACCGAGCCTGTTCTTGGAAGACCTCAGCAACCTTCTCGAAGGCTTGATACAGGGTGTAGTACCGGTAGTCGTGCCACTCGTCGGAGCGACGGAAGATCAGATTCCCGATGAACGGAGCGACGTTTTCGGCGATTTCGTCGACGTCCGACTGCGACCAGTCGAACCAGTTGATGAGCATCCCTGGGTCATAGAGGTGCACGTCGCTGTCGAGTTCGTAAAACTCCTCTTTCGTTCGGACCTCCGGATTCGCGTCAATCGTCTCCTGGTCGACGGACACACCGGGAAGCTCATCGTAGACGTACGTGTAGTAGCGGTCCGCCCCGCCGATACCTGTGAGGCCATCGGCCTGCCCGAGTGCCACGCCCATATCGGCGTAGGTGCCACCGTAGGGAAGCCATCGCTCGGGAACCGTCTGGAACGTAACGTCGCCCACCGGCTCCATATTGACAGTGTATGATTCAGTCTCAGTCGCTGTTGG comes from the Haloarcula hispanica ATCC 33960 genome and includes:
- a CDS encoding ABC transporter substrate-binding protein, which produces MTDPGRPALEQPTRRDYIKGAGLIAGGSLLAGCSSNSATDSTATEPTETTETPTATETESYTVNMEPVGDVTFQTVPERWLPYGGTYADMGVALGQADGLTGIGGADRYYTYVYDELPGVSVDQETIDANPEVRTKEEFYELDSDVHLYDPGMLINWFDWSQSDVDEIAENVAPFIGNLIFRRSDEWHDYRYYTLYQAFEKVAEVFQEQARYEAFKQLHDDYIADLQSQLPPAEERPNVLLTFEGTDEPESFSPYRLNDNGTSKKQWRDLGVTDALAGTDIENLSTTNRGEYDYETLLSVDPDVILVRGHERKSATEFRETVLQFMQDHSVGSQLTAVQNGRVYRGGYLRQGPIHNFFLTERAAQQLYPDIFGDVTSDTELFDRERLADIVTGEFE